One segment of Pantoea sp. Lij88 DNA contains the following:
- a CDS encoding porin: MHNKIKIVAPYAICCLVSFSACSAEIYNKDGNKLDLYGKVDARHVLSDNIAEDGDNSYARLGFKGETQINDRLSGYGQWEYNFQLNHSEGGSDAQTGNATRLGFAGLKLADFGSFDYGRSFGVLYVASAYTDMAPIYGSGTMTTNDNFLSKRSTGLATWHSPDWGGLKLTLQYQGKNDRATARLANGDGYGAGLTYSITDGLSIAAAGMKAKRTLTQQADAQGDDATAWVTSAKYDASQIYLAAMYGEANDVTPYGQLAQVADKTHNVEAIAQYQFLNGLRPSVGFVTQRGENLQGAGNFAGGSQTMQKYIAVGTYYYFNKNMLTYVDYRINLLKENDFTRATGITTKNSIGMGLTYQF, encoded by the coding sequence ATGCACAATAAAATAAAAATAGTCGCGCCGTATGCAATCTGTTGTCTGGTCTCATTTTCTGCATGCTCCGCCGAAATTTATAATAAAGACGGAAATAAGCTCGACCTGTACGGTAAAGTCGATGCCCGCCATGTTTTGTCAGATAATATTGCAGAAGATGGCGACAACTCTTATGCCCGCCTGGGTTTTAAAGGTGAGACGCAAATTAATGACAGGCTTAGCGGTTATGGTCAGTGGGAATATAATTTCCAGCTGAATCACAGTGAAGGCGGTAGCGACGCGCAAACGGGTAATGCCACACGTTTAGGGTTTGCCGGTCTGAAACTGGCCGACTTCGGCTCGTTCGATTATGGCCGTAGCTTTGGAGTCCTGTATGTTGCCTCTGCCTACACGGATATGGCGCCGATCTATGGTTCCGGCACCATGACCACCAACGATAATTTCCTGTCAAAACGCTCAACCGGCCTCGCAACCTGGCACTCTCCGGACTGGGGTGGATTAAAACTAACCCTGCAGTATCAGGGAAAAAATGACCGCGCAACCGCCAGACTGGCTAATGGGGATGGTTACGGCGCGGGTCTGACTTACAGCATTACCGATGGGCTGAGCATTGCGGCGGCTGGGATGAAAGCAAAACGGACGCTGACTCAGCAAGCTGACGCTCAGGGAGACGATGCCACCGCCTGGGTCACCTCTGCAAAATATGATGCCAGCCAGATCTATCTGGCCGCCATGTATGGCGAAGCCAATGACGTTACGCCTTATGGACAGCTGGCACAGGTCGCCGACAAAACCCATAACGTTGAGGCGATTGCGCAGTACCAGTTCCTGAACGGTTTGCGCCCCTCTGTCGGTTTTGTCACGCAGCGCGGCGAAAACCTGCAGGGCGCAGGGAATTTTGCCGGGGGCAGTCAGACGATGCAGAAATATATTGCGGTGGGCACCTATTACTATTTCAACAAGAACATGCTGACCTACGTGGACTACCGTATTAACTTGCTGAAGGAAAACGACTTTACGCGTGCCACCGGCATTACGACGAAAAACAGTATCGGTATGGGCCTGACCTATCAGTTCTGA
- a CDS encoding glycerophosphodiester phosphodiesterase family protein, producing MSTQKHPARVVNSRLIAHRGAPLLAPENTLPSFQAAVERGATWMEVDVKLTKDMHPVIIHDDSVDRTTNGKGYVANLTLDEIRSLEAGVRYGHLFRGVKVPTLAETVRFVLDKGVGLQLEIKPTSGQEVETAEIAIAQLKSLWPAGEKKLFISSFSEISLQVAATLMPDVPRGLAVCVPPKDPVALLARTGCQILHFLGDFATDEDLARLARSGIEFAIATVNDPVLARKYIDAGAQTILSDIPDLAF from the coding sequence ATGTCGACCCAAAAACACCCTGCACGCGTAGTGAACTCCCGCCTGATAGCTCATCGGGGAGCACCGCTACTGGCACCAGAAAACACGTTACCTTCGTTTCAGGCGGCCGTTGAACGTGGCGCGACGTGGATGGAGGTGGATGTCAAACTCACCAAAGATATGCACCCGGTCATTATTCATGACGACTCAGTGGACCGGACAACGAATGGCAAAGGCTATGTTGCGAATTTAACCCTGGATGAGATCCGGTCGCTGGAGGCGGGCGTGCGTTATGGCCACCTGTTCAGGGGCGTGAAAGTGCCTACGCTGGCTGAAACAGTCCGCTTTGTACTGGATAAAGGCGTCGGGCTGCAGCTGGAAATCAAACCCACCTCCGGGCAGGAAGTGGAAACGGCGGAAATTGCGATCGCTCAGCTGAAGTCACTGTGGCCCGCAGGCGAGAAGAAGTTATTTATCAGCAGCTTCTCGGAGATTTCGCTGCAGGTTGCCGCAACGCTTATGCCTGATGTACCGCGTGGGCTGGCGGTTTGCGTCCCGCCAAAAGATCCCGTGGCGCTCCTCGCCAGAACAGGTTGCCAGATCCTGCATTTCCTGGGTGACTTCGCGACGGATGAAGACCTGGCGCGACTGGCCCGTTCAGGTATTGAATTCGCGATTGCCACGGTCAATGACCCGGTTCTTGCCCGAAAATATATCGATGCGGGTGCACAAACGATATTAAGCGACATACCTGACTTAGCCTTTTAA
- a CDS encoding extracellular solute-binding protein, translated as MFRLVAAILLLAGAFCSQAQDLTTMNWEQIVEQAKKEGKLTWYQWYYQDRLKEQVSLFEKQYGINVTLSEGTLQGNINKLMADRGEETGDIDVFSIGGGAFGTVSPQQTFFGPINTLLPEGKTLNCNIEGTDSKGYGVAFWGNQTGLAYDSRRLKKSELPRTLPQITAFLQSHPQEFGFNVENGGSGPAFIESVTRTLVPGFDFTKGDADVKSLTALQPAWNWFKQQRPNYIITASNADSVTRLVSGEFLLVPAWEDYLVGLENHGEVPKTIRLYIPDFGMPGGGNMVAIPKNAPHKAAALLFIHWLTLPATQRLFQQVYGITPQNKEVNRDAGLINSKERVHSTRFMPKPLGDEVRTEFSNQVLLR; from the coding sequence ATGTTCAGACTCGTAGCTGCAATATTATTGCTGGCCGGGGCTTTCTGTAGCCAGGCTCAGGATTTAACCACGATGAACTGGGAACAGATTGTCGAACAGGCGAAAAAAGAAGGGAAATTAACCTGGTATCAATGGTATTACCAGGATCGTTTAAAAGAGCAGGTCAGCCTGTTTGAAAAACAGTACGGTATTAACGTTACCCTGTCTGAAGGCACACTGCAGGGCAATATTAATAAACTCATGGCTGACCGGGGAGAGGAAACCGGTGATATTGATGTGTTTTCGATTGGCGGGGGCGCATTCGGTACTGTATCGCCTCAGCAGACGTTTTTCGGCCCGATTAATACACTGCTGCCGGAAGGCAAAACCCTGAACTGCAATATTGAGGGAACGGACAGCAAAGGCTATGGCGTGGCATTCTGGGGCAACCAGACCGGTCTGGCCTACGATTCACGCCGCCTGAAAAAAAGTGAGCTGCCACGCACCCTGCCGCAGATCACGGCCTTCCTGCAAAGTCATCCTCAGGAATTTGGCTTCAACGTTGAAAACGGCGGATCCGGCCCGGCCTTTATTGAATCGGTGACGCGCACGCTGGTGCCGGGTTTTGACTTCACGAAAGGCGACGCGGATGTAAAAAGCCTGACGGCTCTGCAGCCCGCCTGGAACTGGTTCAAACAGCAGCGCCCCAACTACATCATTACGGCCTCCAACGCCGACAGCGTCACCCGACTGGTCAGCGGTGAATTCCTGCTGGTCCCCGCCTGGGAAGATTACCTGGTGGGATTAGAAAACCACGGTGAAGTCCCGAAAACGATCCGCCTGTATATCCCCGATTTCGGCATGCCCGGCGGCGGAAATATGGTGGCGATACCTAAAAACGCCCCCCATAAAGCGGCAGCGTTGCTGTTTATCCACTGGCTGACGCTGCCCGCCACCCAACGGCTGTTCCAGCAGGTGTATGGCATTACGCCTCAGAACAAAGAAGTGAATCGTGATGCCGGGCTGATCAACAGCAAAGAGCGCGTTCATAGCACCCGGTTCATGCCGAAACCGCTGGGTGATGAAGTCAGAACCGAATTTTCTAACCAGGTTTTGCTCAGGTAA
- a CDS encoding ABC transporter permease — MKVRQTLSPLRIVMMIMIIALFMLWLVIPFMLTVLWSLVDKTHPWAWPDALPPVLSLGRWVEVWTTTALPQALRNSYLLAATVSVCTLMLSLPAAWAFGRMSFTGKHLLQNAILLPLIVPGFVVALFFSMLLNVAGIHSRFGGILLGHIIILMPYAVRILTLSFSQIRQDTLDAARDMGASVINRFLVACLPTIRPGIFAALIIVFTLSIEEFAISFIVGSPDFITVPTILYSYLGYNFIRPNAAVISLMLVVPNVILMLIAEKLLTKNPVAAFAGKG, encoded by the coding sequence ATGAAAGTCAGACAGACCTTATCCCCACTGCGGATCGTCATGATGATTATGATCATCGCGCTCTTTATGCTGTGGCTGGTTATTCCCTTTATGCTGACCGTCCTGTGGTCACTGGTCGATAAAACCCATCCGTGGGCATGGCCAGATGCCCTGCCGCCGGTGCTCTCACTGGGCCGCTGGGTGGAAGTCTGGACCACCACCGCGTTACCCCAGGCGCTCAGGAACAGCTATTTACTGGCGGCCACCGTCTCCGTCTGCACGCTGATGCTGTCTCTGCCTGCCGCGTGGGCGTTTGGCAGGATGTCGTTTACGGGCAAACATCTTTTACAGAATGCGATCTTATTGCCGCTTATCGTTCCGGGCTTTGTCGTCGCACTGTTTTTTTCCATGTTGCTCAATGTGGCGGGCATCCACAGCCGGTTTGGCGGGATTTTGCTGGGGCATATTATTATCCTGATGCCTTATGCCGTCCGCATTCTGACCCTGTCGTTTTCGCAGATACGCCAGGACACGCTCGATGCGGCACGGGATATGGGTGCTTCGGTAATAAACCGTTTTTTAGTGGCCTGCCTGCCCACCATCAGACCGGGAATATTTGCCGCATTAATTATTGTCTTTACGTTATCCATAGAAGAGTTCGCCATCAGTTTCATTGTTGGCTCACCCGATTTTATTACCGTCCCTACCATTCTTTATTCTTATCTGGGTTATAACTTTATCCGTCCCAATGCGGCGGTCATTTCTTTAATGCTGGTTGTACCAAATGTCATTTTAATGTTGATTGCAGAAAAATTATTGACGAAAAATCCTGTCGCCGCCTTTGCAGGAAAAGGCTGA
- a CDS encoding ABC transporter permease subunit, which produces MKTRNRNRLCWLLVLPAVAPVILTLMLIVIMALAQSVGLFDFGAPAHFTLQYWQTILNDSQLWRATGYSLRIGVISAVLSVALALPLALWLRKPFPGSMLMGGLLKAPLMVHGLVAALLFINLISWQGFINLGLLKLGIISHPIRMQNDRWGIGIIILQVWKQLPYALLIMSGSLRAIGDEIFNAARDLGAGKTARLLQIILPLSIQSVQVSLVLIFIGALGDFSFQVVAGPTSVFSLSQYMLRFPEISAQGWNLAAVVAVILMLAAFVGAVVLAALAKWLQQAGEQR; this is translated from the coding sequence ATGAAAACGCGCAACCGGAACAGGCTCTGTTGGTTGCTGGTGCTGCCTGCGGTCGCGCCGGTCATCCTCACTCTGATGCTGATTGTGATCATGGCGCTGGCGCAATCCGTTGGCCTGTTTGATTTTGGCGCACCGGCGCACTTCACGCTTCAGTACTGGCAAACCATTCTGAATGACAGCCAGCTGTGGCGCGCGACAGGCTATTCGCTCAGAATCGGCGTGATCAGTGCGGTGCTCTCCGTTGCCCTGGCGCTTCCGCTGGCACTGTGGCTGAGAAAGCCTTTCCCCGGCTCGATGCTGATGGGCGGCTTACTCAAAGCCCCGCTGATGGTACACGGCCTGGTCGCTGCGCTGCTGTTTATCAACCTGATTTCCTGGCAGGGCTTTATTAACCTGGGCTTGCTTAAGCTGGGGATCATCTCTCACCCCATCAGAATGCAGAATGACCGCTGGGGAATTGGCATAATTATTTTGCAGGTGTGGAAACAGCTTCCCTATGCGCTGCTTATTATGTCCGGCAGCCTGCGCGCGATTGGCGACGAAATTTTTAATGCCGCGCGGGATTTGGGCGCAGGCAAAACTGCCCGGTTGTTACAGATCATCCTGCCCTTATCTATCCAATCCGTTCAGGTATCGCTGGTCCTGATCTTCATCGGCGCCCTGGGTGACTTTTCATTCCAGGTCGTTGCGGGGCCAACCAGCGTGTTCTCTCTTTCGCAATATATGCTGCGCTTCCCTGAAATCAGCGCGCAGGGCTGGAATCTTGCGGCCGTTGTCGCGGTGATTTTAATGCTGGCGGCTTTTGTCGGTGCAGTCGTACTTGCCGCCCTGGCGAAGTGGCTACAACAAGCCGGAGAACAGAGATAA
- a CDS encoding ABC transporter ATP-binding protein: protein MTEQPNVNTLEIHNATLTFDDFVALNGISLQARKGQFVSLLGPSGCGKTTLLKVIAGFYTPDSGEVLIHQQDMHHVKPEHRDTAMCFQSYALFPHLSVAENIGFGLRQRKMAKTDIDDRVAQTAAQVSLNAHLPKLPAQLSGGQQQRVALARALAVRPEIVLFDEPLSNLDARLRDKVRLEIRQLQRSHGFTAIYVTHDRAEALSMSDVVVVMNAGKIEQTGTPDEIYYSPVNRFVAGFVGQANVMKARILESDSSTGMYRIACVLGEMEIHSPVPPVSDKVYTFWRPEDAVLSEHSSGKNTRTFGIGAVSFLGNLSELQVHPLGHEETEYQWCIQLVGKNSIREGDNVNFSIAPDKIRFLRESYS from the coding sequence ATGACGGAGCAGCCCAACGTGAACACGCTAGAAATCCACAATGCCACGCTGACGTTCGACGATTTTGTCGCGCTGAACGGCATTTCACTGCAGGCCAGAAAAGGGCAATTTGTTTCCCTGCTTGGCCCATCTGGCTGTGGCAAAACCACGCTGCTTAAAGTTATTGCCGGCTTTTACACGCCTGATAGTGGCGAAGTGCTGATCCACCAGCAGGATATGCATCATGTCAAACCTGAACATCGCGACACGGCGATGTGCTTTCAGTCCTATGCGCTTTTTCCTCACCTTTCCGTTGCTGAAAATATCGGATTTGGCCTCAGGCAGAGGAAGATGGCGAAAACGGACATTGACGATCGCGTAGCGCAGACCGCTGCCCAGGTATCGCTGAATGCGCATTTGCCTAAACTGCCGGCGCAGTTATCCGGCGGTCAGCAGCAGCGCGTGGCGCTTGCCAGAGCGCTGGCCGTACGTCCGGAAATCGTGTTGTTTGATGAGCCGCTGTCAAATCTGGATGCCAGATTACGCGACAAGGTACGGCTGGAGATCAGACAGCTTCAGCGCTCCCATGGGTTTACCGCCATTTATGTTACCCACGACCGTGCAGAAGCCTTGTCGATGTCTGACGTTGTGGTGGTCATGAATGCCGGGAAGATTGAGCAAACCGGTACGCCGGATGAGATCTATTATTCCCCGGTAAACCGCTTTGTCGCCGGTTTCGTCGGCCAGGCTAACGTCATGAAAGCCCGCATACTGGAGAGCGACAGCAGCACCGGGATGTATCGCATTGCGTGCGTACTGGGCGAAATGGAAATCCATAGCCCTGTGCCGCCCGTATCGGACAAGGTCTATACCTTCTGGCGCCCTGAGGATGCCGTACTGAGCGAACACAGTTCCGGAAAAAACACGCGGACCTTCGGGATCGGTGCGGTGAGTTTTCTGGGCAACCTTTCTGAACTTCAGGTTCATCCGCTGGGCCATGAAGAAACGGAATATCAGTGGTGTATCCAGCTGGTTGGTAAAAATTCCATCCGCGAAGGTGACAACGTTAATTTCTCTATTGCGCCAGACAAGATCCGTTTTTTACGGGAAAGCTATTCATGA
- a CDS encoding ROK family transcriptional regulator yields the protein MVHGYSAGHEVELTRSEKLILELVRRNDGISRASLVSQTILNQSSIHRIVDTLTENGFLSLGESPSQGRGKPSPSLSLNANARYGYGISINSDSVAASLINFRGGITDYCVLDTHPRDPARTLFSIKHHYLDTLKKHAISPEKVCGVGYSMAGFLYDSRKYFNPPEPLKNWMGIDLRREITMLFDRPVWIENNATTAAHAEAFLGAGLKYDTFGYLSFNYGFGGGIVINGKPFQGAFGNAGEISRIFTPEEGRLRPALGILIDRLRHGGIEIKDIRDLNHKFDPAWPIAQQWVEDVTPNLYRAIDAMNAVIDPGAIILGGEIPRKLGEIFLARPQTRSDKRWDIAAEYPDILLSAIEGDSAALGAALTPLRETYFN from the coding sequence GTGGTTCATGGATATTCCGCTGGTCATGAAGTCGAACTTACTCGCAGTGAAAAACTTATTCTGGAGCTTGTCCGCCGCAACGATGGCATTTCCCGCGCCTCGCTGGTTTCGCAAACCATTCTGAATCAGTCATCTATTCACCGCATTGTTGATACGCTGACCGAAAACGGTTTTCTCAGCCTGGGGGAATCGCCGTCCCAGGGAAGAGGCAAGCCCAGCCCGTCGTTATCACTGAATGCGAATGCGCGTTATGGTTATGGCATCTCTATTAACTCAGACAGCGTTGCCGCCAGCCTGATTAATTTCCGGGGCGGTATTACAGACTACTGCGTACTGGATACGCATCCACGCGATCCTGCCCGGACCTTATTCAGTATCAAACATCACTATCTGGATACCTTGAAAAAACACGCTATTTCGCCTGAAAAAGTCTGTGGTGTGGGATACAGCATGGCGGGCTTTCTTTATGATTCACGAAAGTATTTCAATCCGCCTGAACCGTTAAAAAACTGGATGGGCATCGATCTGCGTCGTGAAATTACCATGTTATTTGATAGACCGGTCTGGATTGAAAATAACGCCACGACGGCAGCGCACGCTGAAGCCTTTTTAGGCGCCGGGCTGAAATACGATACGTTTGGCTATCTCTCTTTTAATTATGGTTTTGGCGGGGGCATCGTGATTAACGGTAAACCGTTTCAGGGTGCGTTTGGCAATGCGGGGGAGATCAGCCGTATTTTTACGCCGGAAGAGGGCAGGCTGCGCCCGGCTCTGGGGATCCTGATCGATCGGTTACGTCACGGCGGTATTGAAATTAAAGATATCCGCGATCTCAATCATAAATTCGATCCGGCCTGGCCGATTGCGCAACAGTGGGTAGAAGACGTCACGCCAAACCTGTATCGGGCAATAGATGCCATGAATGCGGTGATCGATCCCGGCGCCATCATATTAGGGGGTGAAATTCCCCGTAAGCTGGGCGAGATATTTTTAGCCAGGCCGCAGACCCGTTCGGATAAACGCTGGGACATTGCTGCGGAATATCCGGATATTCTGCTAAGCGCCATTGAGGGGGACAGTGCGGCACTGGGCGCGGCGCTGACGCCATTGCGGGAAACCTATTTTAATTAA
- the gorA gene encoding glutathione-disulfide reductase yields the protein MTRHFDYLAIGGGSGGIASINRAAMYGQKCALIEAKELGGTCVNVGCVPKKIMWHAAQIAEAIHLYGPDYGFDTTVNRFDWATLVKNRSAYIDRIHNSYDNVLGKNKVEVIKGFARFVDAHSVEVNGEIITANHILIATGGRPVHPNIPGAEYGIDSDGFFELDALPKRTAVIGAGYIAVELAGVVNALGSETHLFVRKHAPLRSFDPLLTETLVEVMNTEGPALHTESIPKAVIKNSDGSLTLQLENGSEYTVDCLVWAIGREPANDNLNIAAAGVALDDKGYIKVDKFQNTSVSGVYAVGDNTGAVELTPVAVAAGRRLSERLFNNKPDEHLDYSNVPTVVFSHPPIGTVGLTEPQAREQYGDDQVKVYKSSFTAMYTAVTQHRQPCRMKLVCVGADEKIVGIHGIGFGMDEMLQGFAVALKMGATKKDFDNTVAIHPTAAEEFVTMR from the coding sequence ATGACCCGACATTTCGACTATCTCGCCATTGGCGGCGGCAGCGGCGGCATCGCCTCGATTAACCGTGCAGCTATGTATGGCCAGAAATGTGCCCTGATTGAAGCGAAAGAGCTGGGCGGCACCTGCGTGAACGTGGGTTGCGTGCCGAAAAAAATCATGTGGCACGCCGCGCAAATCGCCGAAGCTATCCATCTCTACGGGCCGGATTATGGTTTCGACACCACCGTGAACCGCTTCGACTGGGCCACGCTGGTGAAAAACCGCAGCGCCTACATCGATCGCATCCACAACTCTTACGACAACGTGCTGGGTAAAAACAAAGTTGAAGTGATCAAAGGCTTTGCCCGCTTTGTCGATGCGCACAGCGTCGAAGTTAACGGCGAGATTATCACGGCAAACCATATTCTGATCGCCACCGGCGGTCGTCCGGTTCACCCCAACATTCCGGGTGCGGAGTACGGTATTGATTCCGATGGCTTCTTCGAGCTGGATGCCCTGCCAAAACGCACCGCCGTCATCGGCGCGGGCTATATTGCAGTCGAACTGGCAGGTGTCGTGAACGCGCTGGGTTCAGAAACCCACCTGTTCGTGCGTAAACATGCGCCACTGCGCAGCTTCGATCCGCTGCTCACCGAGACGCTGGTCGAAGTGATGAACACCGAAGGCCCGGCGCTGCACACCGAATCCATTCCAAAAGCGGTGATTAAAAACAGCGATGGCAGCCTGACGCTGCAGCTGGAAAACGGCAGCGAATATACGGTGGATTGCCTGGTCTGGGCGATTGGCCGTGAGCCGGCCAACGATAACCTCAACATTGCAGCCGCAGGCGTGGCGCTGGATGACAAAGGCTATATCAAAGTCGATAAATTCCAGAACACCAGTGTGTCAGGCGTTTACGCCGTGGGCGACAACACCGGTGCGGTTGAGCTGACGCCGGTGGCGGTTGCGGCAGGCCGTCGTCTCTCTGAGCGTCTGTTTAACAATAAGCCCGACGAGCATCTGGATTACAGCAATGTGCCGACCGTGGTGTTTAGCCATCCGCCGATTGGCACGGTGGGACTGACCGAACCGCAGGCGCGCGAACAGTACGGCGACGATCAGGTGAAGGTCTACAAGTCGTCGTTTACCGCCATGTACACCGCCGTCACCCAGCATCGTCAGCCGTGCCGCATGAAGCTGGTCTGTGTGGGTGCAGATGAGAAGATTGTCGGCATTCACGGAATCGGATTCGGTATGGATGAGATGCTGCAGGGCTTCGCCGTGGCGCTGAAAATGGGTGCCACCAAGAAAGACTTCGATAACACCGTGGCGATCCACCCGACCGCAGCGGAAGAGTTTGTGACAATGCGCTAG
- the rnz gene encoding ribonuclease Z: MHLTFLGTGGGAPSLQRNVTSIAFTRALSGETWLFDCGEGTQLQFMRSSLKPGKLDKIFITHLHGDHIFGLPGLLTSRSMAGLTSPMTVYGPRGLKTFVETALSISGSYTDYPLTIVEIEAGWTLDDGEFRISAWPLSHPVECFGYRIEQHDKPGLLDAARLKAEGVPRGPWFQQLKQGECVTLEDGRVVNGADYLGPATPGKKLAIFGDTAPTGVALQLAADVDLMVHETTLEAAMVEKANGRGHSTTLQAAEVAKRAGAKRMIATHFSSRYLAKDMSRLLAECQTIFPCTELASDLAVFTV, from the coding sequence ATGCACCTTACTTTTCTCGGCACCGGCGGCGGTGCTCCCAGCCTGCAACGTAACGTGACGTCCATTGCTTTTACCCGTGCGCTGAGTGGTGAAACCTGGCTGTTCGACTGCGGGGAAGGCACGCAATTACAGTTTATGCGCTCCAGCCTGAAACCAGGCAAGCTGGATAAGATTTTTATCACCCATCTGCATGGCGATCATATTTTCGGGCTGCCGGGATTACTCACCAGCCGGTCAATGGCCGGGCTGACCTCACCGATGACGGTCTATGGCCCCAGAGGATTAAAGACCTTTGTTGAGACGGCGCTGTCGATCAGCGGCTCCTACACCGACTACCCGCTGACCATTGTGGAGATTGAGGCAGGCTGGACGCTGGATGACGGCGAGTTTCGTATCAGTGCCTGGCCGCTGAGCCATCCGGTGGAGTGTTTTGGCTACCGCATTGAGCAGCATGATAAACCCGGCCTGCTGGATGCCGCGCGGCTGAAAGCGGAAGGAGTACCGCGCGGTCCGTGGTTCCAGCAGCTGAAGCAGGGGGAATGTGTGACGCTGGAGGATGGACGGGTCGTTAACGGGGCTGACTATCTTGGCCCGGCGACGCCCGGCAAAAAGCTGGCCATCTTTGGCGATACCGCACCGACCGGGGTTGCGCTGCAACTGGCGGCGGATGTTGACCTGATGGTGCATGAAACCACGCTGGAGGCAGCGATGGTGGAAAAAGCCAACGGGCGTGGCCACTCTACGACACTGCAGGCGGCGGAAGTGGCTAAGCGCGCCGGGGCAAAGCGGATGATCGCCACCCATTTCAGCTCCCGCTATCTGGCAAAGGACATGAGCCGACTGCTGGCGGAGTGCCAGACGATTTTCCCCTGCACCGAGCTGGCCTCAGACCTGGCCGTATTCACTGTTTAG
- a CDS encoding CPBP family intramembrane glutamic endopeptidase, protein MWILLAGALGALQPARRLALLLLALAALLGFYHHVLTWPVLPLLAGIAALVALRRFDPIHSRKQILSEALLVLISLGMFLHLFPGFNNSLQVDEVKAGAQSLPFSFSFNFDKALIPFVLLACLPTLFRARACPPRYPWIAALALIAAVPLLLGSAVLLGGLAFEPHNPPWLPAFMLANLFFVSLAEEALFRGYLQQRLRAVLGGMPALLISALLFGLAHVQGGVLLVIFASLAGLLYGLAWHWSGRLWLATALHFALNITHLLLFTYPALHH, encoded by the coding sequence ATGTGGATTCTGCTGGCAGGCGCGCTCGGCGCGCTGCAACCCGCCCGGCGGCTGGCGCTACTGCTGTTAGCGCTCGCCGCGCTGCTGGGATTTTATCATCATGTCCTGACGTGGCCGGTTTTACCGCTGCTGGCGGGGATCGCCGCACTGGTCGCGCTGCGGCGCTTTGACCCGATTCATTCCCGAAAGCAAATACTGAGCGAAGCGCTGCTGGTGCTGATTTCGCTGGGAATGTTTCTCCACCTTTTCCCCGGCTTTAACAACTCCCTGCAGGTCGATGAGGTAAAGGCTGGCGCGCAGAGCCTGCCGTTCAGTTTTTCCTTCAACTTCGATAAAGCGCTGATCCCCTTTGTGCTGCTGGCCTGCCTGCCGACGCTGTTTCGCGCCCGTGCCTGCCCGCCGCGTTATCCGTGGATCGCCGCGCTGGCGTTAATCGCCGCCGTGCCGCTGCTGCTGGGAAGCGCCGTGCTGCTGGGTGGCCTGGCTTTTGAGCCTCACAATCCACCGTGGCTGCCCGCGTTTATGCTGGCGAATCTGTTCTTTGTCTCGCTGGCCGAAGAGGCGCTGTTCCGGGGCTATCTGCAACAGCGGCTGAGAGCGGTGCTGGGCGGCATGCCCGCGCTGCTGATTAGCGCGCTGCTGTTTGGGCTGGCACATGTTCAGGGCGGCGTGCTGCTGGTGATTTTCGCCTCCCTGGCTGGCCTGCTTTACGGTCTGGCATGGCACTGGAGCGGCCGCTTATGGCTGGCGACCGCCCTGCACTTCGCCCTGAATATTACCCATCTGCTGCTGTTTACTTATCCGGCACTGCATCACTAA